The following DNA comes from Verrucomicrobiota bacterium.
CCAGCACGCAAGAATAAGGTAGCCTTCCTGTCGGAACGCGAAACACGCAATCGTGAGAAAACCCTTTCAGAACGCGCTTCTCATCAGAGTTATATAGCTTTATTTATGCGCTTCTGTGTAGCGTGTCGCGCACGGTGGGCGCTGAGATCGCAAGCTGCGAAGCGCCGGCGCAGCAATCGCGCAGCGGTCCGGGAATGTGGACCGTAATGGCCGCGGCGCGGGGCACAGTGTTGGCGGACGCGGAGCGGGGTGGCATACGAAGCTGAGTCGCGGCGATCGGGTGGTGAATTACGTGCGTCGGCGGCTCGCGAGGGCTGCTTCAATGGTGTGGCACAATCGGTGGGGGAGAAGGATTAGCGGCGCGCTCATCGGCGGCGAACTTTAGGCCGACCCGAGTGCGCGTCAAACAATTTTGACACCGCCATCGAAAATCGAACTTTCGCAGAAGGAAACAATGGAACCGCGATGCACAAATCACCGCGCCTTCGTTCCCTTTGTTATCTTCTGTGATCTGAAGCCAGAGTTCGCATTGAGCTCAGCGAATTCGACCGAGCGAAAGGCTCGCAAGTCACTCGCGATTCAGCCACTCTTGCTCCGATGACTGCGGACGAGATCCAGCGTGCCCTTGCTGATATTACGGCCGAGCACGATCCCACCCTCAAACATCTGAAGCTCGCCAGTCTTGTCTCCACGGTTTTCCGCGCGCGCGGCGTCGAACTCGTCGTGGTGGGCGGCTCGGCCATTGAGTTCTACACTGAAGGCGCTTATGTCTCCGGAGATCTTGATATGTGCCTCGTTTCGCCGTCGCGACTCGACGTGCGCACACGGCAGGAATTGATGGGCCAGCTCGGCGCTCGCGGCGGTCCGCGCAACTGGCAAGTTGCGGGACATTACGTCGATATTCTTGGCGAGGTCGAGACGCTCGCCCGGACGCCATTCGACGAACTGCAAGCCCCTTACGGCCCGGTGCGTCTGGTCAGTCCGGAAGATTTGCTCGTGGAGCGAGTCTTGATTTCCGTGTACCCGCAGCCGGACGAGGCCGCGGCCGCTTGCGCCCGGAAGCTCATTGCGGTCGCGCTTTCCGGCCAGGTCGAGATGGATTGGCCGGAGGCCGCCAGACTTGCTGCCCGGCCTGAGTATCGTATCCTTCCCGTATTGCAGAACATCGTTGGCGAAGTCGCGCATGAACTCGGAAAACCCAGTCCCTATCATCCCGAAAGGCCGCCCGATTAGCTGGGAAGACTGGCTCAAGGGCCGGCGCGCCCGCCGCGAAACCGGCAATCGCGTCGCGCCGGAGATCATCCGACGCCCATCCAGTTCCAGCGACAAACGCCTGCGCAAACTGTTCAACGGCGAGCGCGGTTTGCCGTTCAAGAAGACGGAAGAATTGTGAGTTCCCTTAACCCCTCAGTTAACGACGGTGGAGCGACGCTCCTGCGGAGCTTTTCTTCGATGGCATTGGTTCGGCAGGAGTCCTCGCCCCACCTTCACTTGGGGGGTTACGAGTTCCCCAAAAATCCTTTGACCCTCACGTTGCGTTAGCCCTGACAGTGTGGCCAGCCGCCGGTATCATGACGGTGCCGGCGGAGAAACGACGATGGCTTACACAGTCAAACAACTGGCCGGGATGTCGCGCGTCAGCGTGCGCACGCTTCATTTCTACGATGAGGTGGGCCTGTTGAAGCCCGCGTATGTCGGCGCCAACGGGTATCGCTTCTACGAAGAGGCGCAGCTCCTGACGCTCCAGCAAATCCTGTTTTACCGGAAGCTGGGTTTCGAGCTGAAGCAGATCAAACGGATTCTGGGCCGGCCCGATTTCGACAAAATCGCGGCGCTGGAATCGCACTGCCAAGTTCTGCGAAAGACCCTCGCGGACACCCGGAGACTGATTGGGACCATCGACAAAACCATCGAACACTTGAAAGGAACCAAAAAGATGAAAGGCAAGGACCTGTTCGTGGGCTTCGATCCGGAACAGCAAGCGAAGCACGAGCAATCTCTGATCGACCGCTACGGCGATTGCATGAAGGAAAGCATCGCGCAATCCAAAGCGCGTGTGAAAGACTGGAAGAAGGATCAATGGGCGAAGGCTGGCGCGGGCTTCGACGCGATCTGCAAAGATCTGGTCGAAAAGATGGGGCAGGGCCGGCCAGTGGAATCACGCGAGGTGCAGGCCATTGTTCGCCGTCACTTCGAGTGGTTGAAGCAATTCTGGACGCCGGACCGCGAATCTTACGCCGGCCACGGCCAGTTCATCGTGGAGACGGATTTGCGCAAGGCTTACGAAGCGTACGATCCGCGGCTGCCCGAATTCATGGCCGCGGGGATCAAGATCTTCGCGGAAAAGGAACTCGCTTGACGGTGTCCTCGATGGCGTGTGCGAACCTTACCTTCCCATGAACCGGCTCTCCGGACCGCGGCCTTCAGGCCGCTTCAACGCTCGACTCCGAGAGTGCACGGAAGCAGCCTGAAGGCTGCGGTCCGCGCAGTTTTCGGTTCATGGGCCAAGGGCATGGCTTCTTGGCCAAGTAAACTTCCCATGAACCGGACGGTAGGGCGAGCCTGTCCCCAGCGAGCCGAGGTCGGACGTGTTCCAAGCGCGTGGAGCGGCTCGCCGGGACGGACTCGCCCTACCGGCGATGCGGTTCCTGGGCCGAGTGCACGGTTTTGAAACCAAGGGAGCTTCCCATGAACCTGACAGTTGGGTTGCGTTGACTCGGACCAAGCGAAACATTTTTTGACGCCGGACGACCGTCATGTCAGCCTCGGCGCATGAAATCCCATTCCAACCGATTCTTCTCCTCGCGCGGCACATCTCGATGCAACGTTACGTCAATGATTGTCCTCGCCGCCGTTGTCGCGTGGACCCCTCCAGTCTTGCGCGGCGCGGAATCCACATCGGAGCCGGCCTGGCGATCCTTACCGCTGATCACAAACGGCAAAGTGGACCCGAACTGGATCCACGTGGGCTGGGGCGGTTTCTCGGTGGACGAAGGCGCGCTGCGGACAGAGTGCGATCCGAGAGGGCTCGGATTGCTGGTCTTCAAGAAGGAGCGTTTTGGCAATTGCCAGATTCGCGTCGTCTTCAAAACCAAGGACGCAAAATCGAACGCCGGCGTGTACGTGCGGCTTGCGGACGGAATCCTGGACTTGGTCGGGAAGCCAGGCGCCGCGTTTGATCGTGACGCCGCCGGAACGATTTCTCCTGCGTCGATGGAGAGAGTGAAAGCCTCGGCGGAACGCGAAGAAGGGCCGTGGTACGCGGTCCATCACGGTTACGAAGTCCAGATTGCCGATGCGGGCGATGCGTGGCATCGGACCGGCTCCATTTATTCGCTAGCGCCGTCGTCTGCGATTTCGATGAAAGCGCCCGACGAATGGAAGACCATGATCATCACGCTCGCGGGAACCCGAATCCTGGTCGATCTCGATGGCCAGCGCATCACAACCCTGGACACCACAAGCCCTGGTTTGCCTCCACGGAAGCAATGGCACGAGCCGAAGCGCGAGCCCAAGCGCCCGGAGGCAGGCTACATTGGCTTGCAGAACCACGACCCCGGCGACGTCGTGTGGTTCAAGGAGGTCAGCGCGCGGCCGCTGCCAGCGCGCGCGGCGAAATGAGGCAGAGCTTCAAATGTGCGCGATGACTTGGCCGCGAGGGAAGCGCACTTTGGGAAGCGCAGCGTATTTATCGTCTGAGGCTCGGTACCCCGCCGCGGCAATGACGACTGCGCTTAAGCCCTGTTGGTCGAGGCCGAGAATTTCGTCGTATTGATCCGGTTGGAAGCCTTCCATGGGCCCGGCGTCAATGCCCAGCAACGCAGCGCTGTTCAGGAAATTGCCCAGCGCGATGTAAACCTGGCGCGCCGCCCATGCCTTTCGCGCCTGGGCGTCCATTCCCTTGATGATCGAGCCAATCAGCATGTCCCGAAGCCCGGCCAGCGATTCAAGCGGAACGTTCCTGACCTCCGCGATTCGGCCCAGGTAATGATCGATGTCCTGTTCGCTGAGCGTTTTCTTGATCGCGAAAACGACGAGGTGCGAGGCATCGACGACTTGCCGCTGGCCCCAGGACACCGGCAGCAGCCTTTCCCGAATCGCGGGATCAGTGATGACGATGAATTTCCACGGTTGCAGGCCGAAGGACGAAGGAGTCAAGACGAGCGCTTCTTCGAGCGTGGCCCAGTCCCCGGGACTGATTTTGCGCTGTGGATCAAACTGTTTGGTGGCGTAACGCCAGTTGAGTTGGTGAAGCAGGGTTTCGCGTTGGATGGTTGTATTCATGATTCGTGAGTGGATTGAGTTAATTCAGGTCGAACAAGAGAACTTGCGACGGTTTCGCTGCGCTCAGTTCCAGCGAGCGCTCTTGACTGATGGCCGCCGCGTCGCCGCCGTTGAGCGTCTGCCCGTTGATCGACACGTCGCCGTCGGCCAGGTGAATCCAGGCATGGCGCCCCGTCGCAAGGTTGTGAGTCACACGATCGCCCATGTCGAGTTTCGCCAGCCAGAGATCGGCATCCTGGTTGATGGCGATGGAATCGTCCCGTCCCGATTTGCTCGTGACGAGATGGAGCGTCCCAGGAGCGGCGTCCTTGAAGGATTTCTCCGCGGAACCCGGCTTCAGCCCTTTGCGTTCGGGCAGAATCCAGACTTGAAGCAAATGCACCGCTTCATCCTGGGAGGGATTGAATTCACTGTGCTGCACGCCTGTGCCAGCGGCCATGTATTTGAATTCCAGATCGCTCACCTCCGTTGCCTCCGTATTCTCCTGTTGTCGAAGTTTACGGCGTCCGGCGCTGCGTGGGCGTTTTGAGCGGATAGAGACCGGGACAGCAGCCGAATGTCTCGTGGAAGGCCGCGCTGAAATGGCTGAGGCTGTTGTAGCCCAGTTCCAGCGCGACTTCGGTCACGTTGTATTCGCCGCTCCTCAGCAACTCCGCAGCCTTCTCCATGCGAAGCTGGCGCAGGTATTGCGGGATGGTTTTTCCGATTCGGGCGGAAAAAATCCGGCTCAAGTAAAAATGGCTGCACCCGACCTTCCGACCGAGTTCTTCCAACCCCGGCGGGTCAGCAAGATTCTGCTTCAGCAAGAAGACAACCTGTTCGACACGCTCCTGCGCCAGGCGCTGCTGCCGCGTGCAGAACAGCTCTTGTTCGGGCGGTGGCTGCAGCAGAAAAGTCATCGCCAGCTCCAGCGCTTTGCACTGATACCAAAGCGGCTGGGCCTGGGCATAAACGGGCGGATGCCGCAAGGTGGCGATGATTTGCTGCTGGCTCGCGGTAAGCCGCACCGTCGATCCGGACACGAGATGGCAAGGGCAATTCTTCACTGCGGCGCAGACGATGGGGTGCAACATCGGCTCCATGCAGGCGAGGTGTTTCGCCAGAAAAGGGCGAGAGAATTCGACGGTTAGAAACCGGTGTTGCTGGTTCGCAAACCGCTTGGCCATTAGCGGCTCATCCTTGCGATGATAAAAACCGGCCGTGTCAGGCTCGAATTCCATGCGCTGGCCGCCACCCTCCACAAAACCTCGCCCGTCCAAATTCAGGCACAGCTCCACGCAATCGGGATGAAAACTTGCGGCCCAGTCTAGTTCGTGTTTGGCGTAAAAATCGTGCCACTCAATGCTGAAGCCGGCTCCGCGAAATCTGCCAAACAAAGGCTGCCAGCCGCCGCCCACGTCCCGCCACGCGCGAGCCTCCGAAAAATCAGCCTCGGCCCGCCGTTTGTTCGGCGCGACCTCGCGTTCTGTTCTCGGAGACGAGTTCATGCCCCACGGTCATACGTGAATTGAGATTGAATCTCAACGAGAATGTTCGAGGCGTCCGGCAGGTTGGGTTCTGGACGGCAAGCTTGCGTCTGCCGGGAAAAGCAGATCGCCAGGCGATTTTCGCGGTTTTCCCCAAGCTCAAAGAGGAATTTGGTTTTGATAAGGAGCAGCTCGGCTGGATCGGGCCGGCTTTCATGTGGGTCTATGCCGGAGGCGCGTTGTTGGCCGGGCTTATTGTGGATCGGTTCCGGCGCAAGGACCTCATTCTGGGCGGTTGTTTGTTCTGGAGCTTTGTGACGGTGACGACCGGCTGGTGCTCCAAACTCTGGCATTTCATGGGCTGGCCTCCAAATACGGGAAGAAATCGACCGAAGTCGAGAACATGAGCGACGCGATTGCGTTTGGAAGCATCATCTATCTTGTGGCCGCGTGCCTCATTGGCGTAGCGATACTGCTTTTCCAAAGGCGAAGGAGCAATGACGGATGAGCTGGCGGCGAAGCTGGAACTTTGAATTGTTGATCTTCTCCCAGTTCAAAATTCTGCGTCAGCGTTTGACGTTCGATGCCGTTCGTTCTGAGCGTGGCGCGGCGGCGCGACTCCCGATCAGAATTGCCAGCGACCCCAGCCACGCGCCCAGGGCAATGCTCGCGAAAACGAGCATCCATGCGGCGAAGGAAACTGGCTCTGGCTTCCCAAAGGCCACCCACACTGCCTGGGCGACCAACAACAGGTCCGCAGCCGCGAGCGATCCAATGACGACCGGGCCTCGGATCAGTCTCGAACCGTCCGCTGCTTCCGGAGCGGTCGCCGGAACGCGAATCTCCAGCGTCTTGCTCCCCTGCAGCAAGGAGTTCAACCCCGGACCAATCTGCGCTCCTGACTCGCTCGTTGTTGCTGGGGAAGCGGCGACGGCAACCGGCGGGCCTGGAGTTCCCGGCTCGACCATGAGTTGGTCGAGCTTGCGGCCCAGAGCAGATCTGGAGAGTTGAGGCGGACGTGGACTTGTTTCGCGCCGGCTGGTTCGAGCGGTCCCGTGCGGGCCTGGCCCCGAGGCGATGTGTTCCCCGCAATCCATTCGGCGGCAGCGTAACGGCGGAGAACGCGGACGCAAATAGAAATCGAAGAAATCGCTTTCTTCTGTGAATTTCCGTCCCTCTCCTTCACAGTCTGGCTACTTTCCGAAGAAGCTATGAGCGAACGAACGACCCCGAAGAGAATTCTCACCCATGGCCAGTTGTTGCAGATGAAACGCTGGAACACGCCCACCGTCTATAACGGCTGGGAACAAATCACCCGGCGCGACAGTTCGCGTGATTGCTTCAACCTCGAAGAGACGCGCGATTTCATGCCGCAGATGGGGCCAATGGTCGGTTACGCGATCACGCTGGTCATCGAGCCGAGCAACCCCCGCCATCGCGAATCCAACCCGAACGCGTTCGTCGAATATTTCCGCTACGCCGCCTCCGTGCCTCCGCCTCAAATTGTGGTCGTGCAGGATTTGGAGAAGCCCAACACCTTTGGCGCAGGCTGGGGCGAAGTCATGGCCAATTTGCACAAGGCGCTCGGCTGCGTCGGCACGATTACCGACGGCGCCATCCGGGACGTCGAATGGATGACGAACGCAGGCTTCAAAGCGCTGGCGCGCCGGCTGTGCGTCGGCCACGCCAAGGTCTGTCCGGCGCGCTGGAATTGTACGGTCGAAGTTTTCGGCCGGCGAATTGAACCGGGGAATCTCATTCACGCTGATCAGCACGGGTTTCTCGTCATCCCGGACGAGGACCAGGCCCGCTTGCTCGACGCGCTTCGCTTCATGGACAACAACGAGTGTGACACGCTGATTTCGGCCGGGCGGGCGGCCGCGGGGCAATCCACAGACGAACTGGTGAAGAATGTCGATGGAGCATTGAAAAGATTTCGCGCTGCCACTCGGAAGAAATTCTCTGGCCGCGTCGGGTACTGAACTCAACTGCGCCGACTTCAGATCTTCTGGTCAAATCGCGCTGGATGCGACGCCTCTGTTGTGCAATCGGGGCTCAAGCACAGCGCGTTTTCCGACGGGATTAGAGCGCGTTTTGAAAATACCCATTTTGCCGTAGCAGCCGAGGTAACGAGGCTATCGGTTCGTTCCGGAAATCG
Coding sequences within:
- a CDS encoding MFS transporter; its protein translation is MCQTKAASRRPRPATREPPKNQPRPAVCSARPRVLFSETSSCPTVIRELRLNLNENVRGVRQVGFWTASLRLPGKADRQAIFAVFPKLKEEFGFDKEQLGWIGPAFMWVYAGGALLAGLIVDRFRRKDLILGGCLFWSFVTVTTGWCSKLWHFMGWPPNTGRNRPKSRT
- a CDS encoding MerR family transcriptional regulator → MAYTVKQLAGMSRVSVRTLHFYDEVGLLKPAYVGANGYRFYEEAQLLTLQQILFYRKLGFELKQIKRILGRPDFDKIAALESHCQVLRKTLADTRRLIGTIDKTIEHLKGTKKMKGKDLFVGFDPEQQAKHEQSLIDRYGDCMKESIAQSKARVKDWKKDQWAKAGAGFDAICKDLVEKMGQGRPVESREVQAIVRRHFEWLKQFWTPDRESYAGHGQFIVETDLRKAYEAYDPRLPEFMAAGIKIFAEKELA
- a CDS encoding helix-turn-helix transcriptional regulator; the encoded protein is MNSSPRTEREVAPNKRRAEADFSEARAWRDVGGGWQPLFGRFRGAGFSIEWHDFYAKHELDWAASFHPDCVELCLNLDGRGFVEGGGQRMEFEPDTAGFYHRKDEPLMAKRFANQQHRFLTVEFSRPFLAKHLACMEPMLHPIVCAAVKNCPCHLVSGSTVRLTASQQQIIATLRHPPVYAQAQPLWYQCKALELAMTFLLQPPPEQELFCTRQQRLAQERVEQVVFLLKQNLADPPGLEELGRKVGCSHFYLSRIFSARIGKTIPQYLRQLRMEKAAELLRSGEYNVTEVALELGYNSLSHFSAAFHETFGCCPGLYPLKTPTQRRTP
- a CDS encoding DUF1080 domain-containing protein, translating into MKSHSNRFFSSRGTSRCNVTSMIVLAAVVAWTPPVLRGAESTSEPAWRSLPLITNGKVDPNWIHVGWGGFSVDEGALRTECDPRGLGLLVFKKERFGNCQIRVVFKTKDAKSNAGVYVRLADGILDLVGKPGAAFDRDAAGTISPASMERVKASAEREEGPWYAVHHGYEVQIADAGDAWHRTGSIYSLAPSSAISMKAPDEWKTMIITLAGTRILVDLDGQRITTLDTTSPGLPPRKQWHEPKREPKRPEAGYIGLQNHDPGDVVWFKEVSARPLPARAAK
- a CDS encoding NAD(P)H-dependent oxidoreductase, translating into MNTTIQRETLLHQLNWRYATKQFDPQRKISPGDWATLEEALVLTPSSFGLQPWKFIVITDPAIRERLLPVSWGQRQVVDASHLVVFAIKKTLSEQDIDHYLGRIAEVRNVPLESLAGLRDMLIGSIIKGMDAQARKAWAARQVYIALGNFLNSAALLGIDAGPMEGFQPDQYDEILGLDQQGLSAVVIAAAGYRASDDKYAALPKVRFPRGQVIAHI
- a CDS encoding RraA family protein gives rise to the protein MSERTTPKRILTHGQLLQMKRWNTPTVYNGWEQITRRDSSRDCFNLEETRDFMPQMGPMVGYAITLVIEPSNPRHRESNPNAFVEYFRYAASVPPPQIVVVQDLEKPNTFGAGWGEVMANLHKALGCVGTITDGAIRDVEWMTNAGFKALARRLCVGHAKVCPARWNCTVEVFGRRIEPGNLIHADQHGFLVIPDEDQARLLDALRFMDNNECDTLISAGRAAAGQSTDELVKNVDGALKRFRAATRKKFSGRVGY